Genomic segment of Pelmatolapia mariae isolate MD_Pm_ZW linkage group LG6, Pm_UMD_F_2, whole genome shotgun sequence:
TGTGTTTTTCCCGAGGAAGAGTTCCGGAGAGCTCACGGTGACCACAGAGCGCGCGCTGTACGTGCTCAGCGTTCACTATTGTTTATGCGGCTGAACTCGGTGCGGCCTGCGAGGCAGCCCGCTTTCCTGGTGCTGAACCGGGACGGCGAGCCCTGTCTCGGCCCGTGTGGTTTACAGCACTGTACAGTAAACCAGCGTCCGCTGTGACAGTCCGGAGTGTCGCAGCGGCCCTGACTGTGTCGTATTCGGCCTCTGAGGGCAGCAGCTAATCGACGCGAGTCATACGCGATATCACGTCAGCATTAGCATTGCGGCTAACAGGcgcctctgttagctgcaggGTGCCAGAGTGCTGTGATAAGAAACGTTATTGTTCCCAGCAGGTAGTTTAAAAATGGAAGGCTACTAATGGCTTGTCTTGTCAGTACCGTAGTGTTCGTGTTTTGAGTTCATCTCCTCTGCGTTTCATGTTTTTCCCAGTGAAAGCAGGGTCATTGTCTCAGCTAGCTACTGCTAGCATTTGGCCAGTGGTCAATGCTACTCCTAGTATTTACTTACATGCTATAAATGCCAACTCAAGCTGAGGCGTTTCTTTTGCAGCTCAGTTTAGCACACTTTGACCACTCCAAGGCCCAGTGTCGGTTTGAATCAGACTTTCTGGCACCTTCTGGATGTGTTAAATAAAAGTAACTGTCATCACAGGTCCATGTGGCCCTGACAGCACACTGATGATCAGCCAGTTTATACAAGATAATAACGGTGCTGGTCAGCTGTAAGCTCCAGCAGTTAGTCAGCATTTTATTCATAAAATGAACCGTCGTATAACAAATCTGTCAGTTGCTCGACAAGAATTAATTTACTGCTGCCTCTGAGGACATGCGCAGTGTTTGGTAGGCATGGATCCAGTTTTTTCCAGCTCCGTTTGGATCCAGATACCAACACTGCAGCTTAAGGTATCTGCTAGATATCTACTGATCTGATACAAGTGCTAAAGGAAGTTATGTTCCTCACTGCGAGGAAGAGACTGACTATCAATCTCTATGCTTAAGACATCTGGCTTAACTTTAAAATTGTATCCTGACCTTTGTAAGGTGACATGGCCACCGTGATCACACCTATTGATTTTCAATCCTCGAAGTGAAGATTTTCACCGTGGGCTGTCTGTCACAGGTCCTTACACAATAAGCTTGCCCGAGTACTCCTCGTTCCTGACCGCTAGAATGAccacatttaaaaagtaaacgTAACAGTGGGAACATAACCCCCTCCCTCACACGGTCCCGAGCTACTATACTTCCCAGCACAGTTCCTGAGCCTGGATAAAGTGGAGGGTTTCATCAGGAAGAGCACGTAGTACAagacagcaaaaaaataaaaataaatattgtcaTCATTTACTTAGATTCAGAGTAAAGCGTGCAAGGCTGCTGCACCTGCATTGTTTGGTGCAATcgttgcagtttctctgaatgTATTTTTGAGACCTGTGGGCCGTCTTTGATACGTTTTTCTATATTGCAATCAAGCCTCTGCTGAGAAATTTGTGAAGCTCTTTCAGTTCCTGCGGTAAAGAGTAACGATGCACCCGGATCAATAACAAGATTTATTTGGCGGTATGGATGCTGCTGTTTACTTTCGGCTGCTCCATTAGTTGCAAAGAGGACGCACAGATTTATGCCGAATGTCCTTCCTGGCACAATTCTCTCGTTTATCCCGGCTGATGACGGACACTATGAGAGCACTGGCAGGAGGAGACCCCGAGCAGACCCAGAACGTGATGACAAATGAAGTCTTTTGGCTGCTTTGGGAGGATGTAGGTGTCCTCCAGAAGACTGGAGGAGGTTACAGGGGAGAGAGGAGTCTGGGAGTCTTTGTTTAGCTCCTGAGAACCCGTCTGGATAAGCATCGGAAAATTgatgaacatttttaaatatcattttattttccaaTAGCAATATTCagccaatcaatcaatcaatcagcaAATGAGACGATGTTTAACAGCGTCAGCTTGTGTTTAATGTCTCATCAGTTTTACAGCAGCTGAATCAGGATCATCCCTCACATGGAGGAATGACCCTGAAGCAGCAGGACAtattttcagcaataatattTGTGTCACTAGTAAAAACACGTCAGCTTTTGTGAATTGATTGTTGACTAATCTCTGACGAGACTCACTGAACTGGTTGTGTGTCAGATTGGACACACCCAGAGGATGCTTTTGATTGCAGAGCTCTGAGAATGAATAAGATCGTGGATCTGATTTACTATAAAGGTCTGATGGAGCCGCGTGTCGAGCAGGAGCACCCGCACGATTTAGAGGCCAAGAGGATTTTCTCATGCTGATGGAGAAAGGGCTTTGGATAACAAAAtatctgcagctgtttctgtagaaattataataatattaataataataaattttatttataggcacCTTTAAGACCCTCCAGCTCACCTTACAATAGTACAATAACAGTAGCAATATTATAAAACatagcaaaataaaaattaaacataaggttgaaaaaaagcatgaaagtaTAAAAGCTAAGCAAGATAAAATTACACTAAGACAGAATCATGGTGAAGGCTGTGCTGCTCTGAGTTTTGAGATGAGATTTAAAAGTGTTGAGACATTATTTTATAGAGTCACAGATTATTCTGACGTCCCAGTCGCAGCTGTTCGGTCACCTCGTCTTTCACATCTGTAGATCTTTTCATCCCTCTTGTCCTCCTTTATTTTAGTCCCTGGATGAAGACTGTATGctggaggaggaagatgatggaTTGATAGAAGACGAAGATGAAATCGATCAATTCAACGATGACACTTTTGGAGCCGGGGCCATCGGTAAGAAAGAAacatcttttgtttttccagtctgACTCTGTTGTCTAGACGAGGTGAGGTTGCACTGTGGATCTGTCCTGTCAGATCTCCTGGATGTTCGTATTAAACACGCCTGGCTAGTTTTTTCCTGCTCTCAGGTCTGTTGTGCACTGAGGCCTCGTGTAAGAAACACTGGTGTCACTTTGTGAACAAAGCTGCTCAAACGCAGTCTAACAATAACAAAATGGAGTAAACCAATGAGCAACATAGGTTCTCACAATGATTGATAAAAGTTTCTTTGCTGTTGTGGAGCGTGCAGTGAAATGTTTGAACCATGAAACTGAGTTAGCTCTACGATAGCCACGTCAGCGCGTCAGGAACAGGGTCAGGTCCTTCAGTTAGCTCGTAGCGTTTCTCAGACTCTGTTTGCTCTGACAGGCTGATGACTGAGAGGGTGACTTATACCCTGATTATCTTTGAGCGTCTGCAACAACATCTGCTTTTTATTAGCACAGAGGCTCGGCTGTTCTCACCTCCTTTCATTCATTGAGGAAAGACTGAATGTGCTGCTGAAGCATTTAACCACGAACAAGTCATTGAACCAAGGATGACATGTAGGCCACAGTTTCACTGGACTCTTCATTGTTACTGGAGAGAAACTCATAATGATTTTATATATTACTGGGGAGCTAAATCTGTAATTTATTGGTAGATTTGTATCAgtaagctttaaaataaatgttagaACATTTAGACTCTCAAATCGGTGGCTGCTGTCAGCCTGGTTCTTTATTATAAGGAGCGTGGTGCTGCTCGACTGCAGAGAAACCTTATTTTAGATCACACGAGCTCAGTTTCTATATGACAGCGCTGCCGCTCGTTTAGAGCGCCGGTATACTCTGATATTTTCCAAGAGGCCCCATAAATGAGGAGGTCACATGTACGTGGGACCTGTGAGGGTTTGAAGGCGCTCAGTGTGTTTATGAACACGGATTCTCATCCTCACgtctctgcttttattttgtaggaTGGTTTGTGTCTTTGCATATTTGTCTgtggtgacctttgacctttcacATGTGATTTGGGGCTGCACAGATTTGATGTTCCCTGTTTGTTCCAGATGACGACTGGCAGGAGGAACACAAGCGCCTCGCCGAGCTCGATGAACGGGACGGGTTGGGGGCGGGGCTGGGGTTCGGAGGAGGGGGGATGGGAGGGGACTCAGACTTGAGCACAAGCGAGCGCCCGTCCTCCACCCGAATCCCTTCTGTAGTCCATCcccctccaccatcatcccttgCTTCCCTCAgcttctcctcttcctcgtctggACTGCCGCCATCAGGTAGGTGATGTCATCTACCGCTGAAGCATCAAGTGGAGGTCGGCGTGTTTTAAAGTCTGTAATCTCTCGCTTCAGATGTGGAGGATCGAGTGGGGGAGGGGGACTTGGCCGAGTCTCTGGCCAGGCTGATCCTGGACGCCGACCCGGCCATCGCTGGAGTCGGGGCGGCCGAGAGACCCGGTCCATCCCCCAGCTCTTCAGGATCCGGCCTCTCCGCCCTGCGGGGGCTGGACCAGCCCAGAGTCCTGCCGCAGCCCTCCCCCATCCCGCCCCCCACGCAGCCACACCAGCATCCCCAGCACCAGCTGCCCCCCGGGCTCCCTGCGGCAGGTGAGAATCAGTCGACCGCTTCGCATCTCTAGAAGGTCTCAGATTCACTGAGCTCAGTGGGCTTTATTTTTATAGATTTCATGTCGCTGAGAttttaattttgtgtgtgtgtgtgttagtgttagTGTGCGCGCTCTGACTGTGGATCTGTTGTCACATGACTGTTGGTCACAGTTGATTCGTAGCGTCTGTCATTTGGTCTCTTTTATATGAGCTGGTTCGTGTGAGCAGCTTCATTTTGGGGAATTTAAATGTTGAATAAGTTGAtgaaatttcacatttttaaagatgCACTTGGTTGTTTTCTTTGATCGATCTGTTGTCCATCAAAGAGTCGTTGTAAGAAAGCATGGCTTCTTAACCTACCGGCAgatagggctgctcaattagtcgaattttaatcgtgattacgatctgggctttcaacgatcattaaaaatgactgagccgattattagctcctcctctcgcactgctccgtgtggcaaatcgagcgcacctctctgcgtttcgaacacgcgtcacaacaattaagaggacccgaggggagctcggaaagctaagcagaagttatttggtgaggagaggataatggctgctgaagaaagaatgccgttggttgaaaagagaggtaaaacgacttcagtggtgtggaaacattttgggttcgcggagtcagacgtggatcaagtagacatagtgtggaaactttgctacggtgtcgtagctgcaccacagagcaacactacaaatttattcaatcatttgaagaccgctcacaaagtgacatacgatcaaacaatgaaggaacatagagaaaaactcttgacaacacctgcttcatcctcacagacttccattcacgctcccctgtacaacgcgactaaatatcccagcagctcccagagacacaaggagataacaaacgcggtaacgttttcctcgccaaagaccactgctcaattaacacagtgaacaaccagtattatgcagtattttgaagttcactaaacatagatgtttacatttttcatttattttttatattgcaaacatttgcactgttatcagtatttgcacactattttatattattttttgacatctttaaagccattattcaatacattgttattgttaaataaatatcgtcaaataatcgagatctcaatttcagtgaaaataatcgtgattatcatttttgccataatcgagcagccctaccGGCAGATTTTGGAGCCTAAAGGGTTGATTTTGAATTCGTGGCTGCGATGCTCAGAGCAGACGTACCTGCTGTTTGCTTTCTGCATGTCGGGAACTAAGAAGGTAAAACCAGGTGTCATTTTCTGCCTCATGAGAAACGCCGGTATCCGAAATTTGGAAAAGCCTTTCACACACTTGGAGCAAGAAAGTATTTGTTTTAATGCTTGacaataaaactgaacagaagCAGAAAAAGCGAGCACCTCGTGTgaggctgcagcgctgctgTGCTCTCTGAAACTGCCGGGCAGTTTCCCAAAGAGATTCCCGCTCTAGGATCAGGCCGGCAATGACTCCGTGGTTCTGCTGTTCAGTCTGCAGCTTCAGTTCACATTAGCTCCAGAAGCATGCTGTGTGTTTGCCCTGTGTGACTGAAACCTGCTGTTGTGCTTCAGGCCTTCCTCCCTCGTCCATGCTCAGctaccaacagcagcagcacttgcTGCGCAGAGGCACCGCTCCCATGGGCCAGGTCAGTGTTTTTACCTTCATGTGCAGTATCAGACTTTGCAGCGtggcaaaatgtttttgaaaaaaaattaaattgaatcatGCACCAAAAATCTACGAACAGGTGGATTTAAGGTTTCCTGTGTTTAGTCAGATCACTGCAGCAGAATCAGTTTCAGCCTGATGTGCATGAAGTGTTTGTTTCTTGAATCTCTGCCTGTCTCTCATAGATGAGCTCTCACAGTATTTGGGAGAACAGCATGGGCTTTGGCCCCGTGAGCGTCGCCCCGGGATTGGTCACACACATGGAGGTTAAACTTTACTCTTCTTATGGGATATCTAACTGTTCATCGCCAGTTTAGGTGTTAATTCTAGgatcaaaaataaagaaatgaacgactaaatacatttatgtagttattgtttatatttttattcatatttttgtcTTCAGGATAATCCACTCATGTCTATAATCAAAGAGGTGGGCCATCCTAAACGAGCTCCTCAGGGCAGGAACGATGAGGATCTGTCAGAGAGGGTTCCTCCTCCACGCTCTTCTTCCCCTGTGATTGGCTCCCCTCCGGTGAGGGCGGTGCCAATCGGGACTCCACCCAAACAGCCGATGAGCCACGCGCTGAATCACCaggtcagaaacaggaagtcttCCTGCTGGGTGTCCCTCCCTGCTGTGATCAGTGAACACGTGTTTGTGTCGCAGGATTTAAACGTTGCCATGGCGCCGAGATGTGCTTTTAAAGTTACGAAGCAGCACAGCAGGCGTCCGGCTGCGTGTAATGGCTCCGTCTCTGTTAACCCcgccctctgtgtgtgtttgtgtagatCCACCATCCCACAGCGGTCCACGTGAGAGCCCCGGTCCAGCACAGATACCCCGCTCCTTTCCCCGAGCGTCTGTCACCCAACACCCTCCTCAACATTGCTGTGAGTGTTTCCTCTCCACCCGCTGCCCCCGGCTCTCTGCTCGTCTGCATCAGTCAGCAGACTCCTGCGCTCAGGACGGTGCGCTGCAGTGTGTTTACAGGCCAAATAGAAAAGACATCACAGGTTTATTTTTGACAGGAATCATACTGgtgatgattttatgtggtTTTTATTTACCCACCATGGAACAATAAAAGTCCCCGGCTAATATCACTGTttcctgtatttgttgatgagctAGCAGCTGATCGTGTGGTGACCTCCACCAGCACCTGGATCAGGTGGTTCAGCACTGAGCTGATGGAGGCTGCAGGGTGGAGCTGTGTGATTTGGTCTTTTAGTGATTATGAAAACAAAGAATCACAATGAAATGATTGCACTTCGTATTGTAGCTTAATCGGGATGACTGAAGAGCGTTCAGTCTGTGTGGGGTGATGACATCAGCAGGTTTCTGTAGGTGAACCTGTGGAGGCGGAGCCTCTCGGTCACCACCAGGGCTGTGGATGAAAATACTTGAACCTGTGACTGTGGACCGCTCAAGCTGCTGTGTGCAGTCGCACCCACAAAGGTCCAGGAAGGACCCGTCTCGGTTTATAAAGGCGTGAATCATATTTACAGCTTCGGGGTCAGGCCAGCTGTTAGCTCTGACTTTAGTTTTCCTCACAAACAGCGCGGTCATGTGACCTCATCACCGTGTTTTATTCTCACGTCACTTTTGTGTTGTCAGAACTCTCCTCTGTGTCGCGGCCCGTTCCCCCCCAGAGTCGGTCCTGTTCTGTCGCAGATTCAACGCGCCCAGCTGCTCAACTCTCAGGTcagacgcgcacacacacacacacacacacacactggcagacacacacacatacatgcatgtTATTACTTATATATGTGACGTTGttgcatacatacacacatgatGTTATTGCATGCCTGTTATTACACATGTTATGTTGTTATTACTTACATGTTAGGCTACCCCGTTAAGCGTGATCGATGACATGTCAGCTAACGCTCCCTCACAGCGTCTCAGGTTCTTGACTGTCCCGTGTGTCCAGGTGGCAGGATTTCCCCGCGGCggtcctcctcctctgctgccAGGCGGTGGAGGTTTCAGGCCCTTCTTCGGAGGCCCTCCTCCTCCCCACGGTCACCGAATGGGCCCCCCGCCACCTCACGGGCCCCCTAACCACGCGCCACCGATCCGGCACAACACCACTCACCTTCACCCACAGCACCGCCGCATGCTCACACAGCGCATGCAGAGCCGAGGAGGGTAAGCAAGCGCGCGAGAAACGCAGCCTGCTCATTGGTCGAGCCAACACGCGGTCATCGTCTTGTTGCGTCTGTGCAGGGACCGCAGGCCCGGGATGGACCGGCGcagcagagacccctacagcaACCTGATGACTCAGAAAGAGAAGGAGTGGGTGACGAAAATCCAGATGATGCAGCTGCAGAGCACAGacccttacctggatgactacTACTATCAGGTGGGTTTCACCGACGCTTGCTCCAGGTAAAGCAGCCCCACACGAGTCGGTGTGATGGTTGTTCAtggtgtgtgtgtccgtgtgtgtgtagAACTACTATGAGAAAATGGAGAAGCGTCAGGAGAAAGAACGAGACAGCAGCAAGAAGGAGCACACCACCAAGCTCATCACTCCTCAGGTGGCCAAGGTGGAGCACACCTACAGACCAGGTAACCAACACCGGCGCTTCGCTGCGTGATGTCACATGTCCCGCTGCTCGATCAGCTGCTCTGACACGGGTCTGTCTGCAGTTCAGTTTGCAGGCTCTCTGGGTAAACTGACGGTCTCCAGCGTCAACAACCCCCGCAAGATGATCGACGCCGTGGTGACGACTCGCTCAGACGACgaggtttttatttctttctacaTTCAAACGTTTTTATGACGACGCCGCTTCAGCTGCACTTTATTCTGAAAGTTTGCTTTATAAACAAAAATGGAGGCTCAGATGAGAGCGGGTTGTTTCTTTAGACCAGCTGACGATCAGATCGTACAAGAACAAAAACACGTTGTGAGACCATGAAGCAGCTGCAGGATCTCCAGAACTTCAAATGCTGCTTGAAACTTGGTGAAATGTTTGATCACATGATCAGGAAGCTGCCTCGTGATTGATCGAATCAGAAAAACAGAATTCTGATTAAGAGTCGGCTCTATTATTCAGAGCTGGAAATGAGAATAAATGAGGCTGGTATGGCACTAAATACATCAGTGTTTCCCTCacatgtatgtttgtatgtcgCTCTGGGAGAAACCTGAGTCGTTGCCTTTAGCAGACGCTGCTAACAGCCTGTCGGTCCAGCAGCTCCACTCGAGGTCGGATGTGCAGCACAGCTGGCAGTCGGTGTTACAGTGGATCAGTGTCCCTGTGAAACGAGCTTCAAATTGTCCTGAATCCAGTCCATCCACCAAACCCAGCAGTCAGATAGAAAAATGTGacacagcagctgtttggtTCTTTCTTTCGAATCCTGAAGTGTTTTATCAGGTTTCAGCTCCTGTTGatctttttgtttctgttttcttgaAGGAGAAACGAGAGAAGCAGGTTTGGAATAAGAGGCGACAAATCCTCTACACGGTGGAGAAGGTAGGACGAGCAGAGCCGTGCACGACAGGATGTTCACGCAGACGGCAGGAAACGCTTCGAGAAATGTAACCATGTCTCccttcctcctccccctccgcCCTGCAGATGTACAGTTTGCTGTTGGAGGTTCAGGACTTTGAGAAGCGCTTCGTCCAGGCGCCGGAGGAGGACCGCGAGGCTCTGCTGGAGCAGCACAAGAGCAACACGGAGCAGCTCTGCAGCTCGCTGCGGGAGAAAGAGTGGGACGACAGGTAGGAGGGGGCGGCCCTTACTCTGTCCAATCGGCGCCGTTACAGGCGGCTCAGCGGTGTAACGtgttttcttctcctcctctgtgaAGAGTGAGTGACGAGCAGTGTGTGATGATCATGTCAGTGAGGAAGGGCAAGCGGCTCATCTCCCGGCTCCTCCCCTTCCTGCCTTCAACgcaggctgctgctgttgtcATGGCAATTGCCCGCAACCTTCCCGCTTTAGCCAAGAAGGACAAACAGGACCAGGTAACCCCCCGCAGGATGTGACATCACTTTCACCTGTGTCTGTGCGGCGTTAACGCCTCTGCTCTGCGTTCAGGTGCTATGCTGGTTGGTGGAGCCGGTTTCTGCAGTGATCCAGTCGTTGTCGAGCGCCTCCCTCACAGATCTGCTCCAGGAGCTCCAAGGCAGCGAGGGCCAGCTGGCCACAGTGCTGCACAACAAGGTACTTTTCTTCTCCTTCAGTATATTTGATGTTGTCAGAGTGATGCGTTGGCTCTGAGAGCCGGTTTGGggggatttttatttatttattttttaacaa
This window contains:
- the patl1 gene encoding protein PAT1 homolog 1 isoform X2 encodes the protein MGGDSDLSTSERPSSTRIPSVVHPPPPSSLASLSFSSSSSGLPPSDVEDRVGEGDLAESLARLILDADPAIAGVGAAERPGPSPSSSGSGLSALRGLDQPRVLPQPSPIPPPTQPHQHPQHQLPPGLPAAGLPPSSMLSYQQQQHLLRRGTAPMGQMSSHSIWENSMGFGPVSVAPGLVTHMEDNPLMSIIKEVGHPKRAPQGRNDEDLSERVPPPRSSSPVIGSPPVRAVPIGTPPKQPMSHALNHQNSPLCRGPFPPRVGPVLSQIQRAQLLNSQVAGFPRGGPPPLLPGGGGFRPFFGGPPPPHGHRMGPPPPHGPPNHAPPIRHNTTHLHPQHRRMLTQRMQSRGGDRRPGMDRRSRDPYSNLMTQKEKEWVTKIQMMQLQSTDPYLDDYYYQNYYEKMEKRQEKERDSSKKEHTTKLITPQVAKVEHTYRPVQFAGSLGKLTVSSVNNPRKMIDAVVTTRSDDEEKREKQVWNKRRQILYTVEKMYSLLLEVQDFEKRFVQAPEEDREALLEQHKSNTEQLCSSLREKEWDDRVSDEQCVMIMSVRKGKRLISRLLPFLPSTQAAAVVMAIARNLPALAKKDKQDQVLCWLVEPVSAVIQSLSSASLTDLLQELQGSEGQLATVLHNKFGVTLLYVILSEGERMQSSDPNCQLMDDNRWTELVFSVTRELLSVPSSSLSPPLFTPPNLLSLFSRYVDRQRLELLQDKLQISALSR
- the patl1 gene encoding protein PAT1 homolog 1 isoform X1; translation: MFRFQSLDEDCMLEEEDDGLIEDEDEIDQFNDDTFGAGAIDDDWQEEHKRLAELDERDGLGAGLGFGGGGMGGDSDLSTSERPSSTRIPSVVHPPPPSSLASLSFSSSSSGLPPSDVEDRVGEGDLAESLARLILDADPAIAGVGAAERPGPSPSSSGSGLSALRGLDQPRVLPQPSPIPPPTQPHQHPQHQLPPGLPAAGLPPSSMLSYQQQQHLLRRGTAPMGQMSSHSIWENSMGFGPVSVAPGLVTHMEDNPLMSIIKEVGHPKRAPQGRNDEDLSERVPPPRSSSPVIGSPPVRAVPIGTPPKQPMSHALNHQIHHPTAVHVRAPVQHRYPAPFPERLSPNTLLNIANSPLCRGPFPPRVGPVLSQIQRAQLLNSQVAGFPRGGPPPLLPGGGGFRPFFGGPPPPHGHRMGPPPPHGPPNHAPPIRHNTTHLHPQHRRMLTQRMQSRGGDRRPGMDRRSRDPYSNLMTQKEKEWVTKIQMMQLQSTDPYLDDYYYQNYYEKMEKRQEKERDSSKKEHTTKLITPQVAKVEHTYRPVQFAGSLGKLTVSSVNNPRKMIDAVVTTRSDDEEKREKQVWNKRRQILYTVEKMYSLLLEVQDFEKRFVQAPEEDREALLEQHKSNTEQLCSSLREKEWDDRVSDEQCVMIMSVRKGKRLISRLLPFLPSTQAAAVVMAIARNLPALAKKDKQDQVLCWLVEPVSAVIQSLSSASLTDLLQELQGSEGQLATVLHNKFGVTLLYVILSEGERMQSSDPNCQLMDDNRWTELVFSVTRELLSVPSSSLSPPLFTPPNLLSLFSRYVDRQRLELLQDKLQISALSR